DNA sequence from the Hoylesella buccalis ATCC 35310 genome:
GGGCAGCGTGTCGTTCCTGGTCGCTCAGCATGCCTACCAGCAAGGCTACTGCTGCATTGACACGTTGTTCAAAGCCATCGTACTGAAAAAGAAGGTTGAACCCGTAAACTACATGCCGATAGAGTTGTTGACGAAAGAAAACATGGATTTTTATCGTCGCACGCAATTGTAAAAAAAGGAAATCAGCCCTTGCCCATCAGCAACGGCCGCGTTGACCTACAGCTACTGTGGACGCGCCTCTGGGCGACATCAATCAGGTTTCATTCACACGTCATCAAATATGGATATCATCAAACGTAATTTCTTTCGGTTGCTGCGCTCTGGAGCACTCAATGAGTATGTTACGTTAGAGCCCATGACGACCTTCAAGTGGAACCGACTGTTTCAGATGGCAGCATCTCAAAACGTAGTGTCCATCGCGCTGAAAGGCATCAAGAACCATCAGTATGATACTAACATCCACATTCCACAAAAGCTCATTCTTGATTTGCAGGAAATGACTGACAAGGATGAACAGGAATGGTTTACCAACCCACATCTCAGCAATCCCACGTTAAACAAGCGTTTAAAAAAAATCAAACACGATGAGCGTCATGCAATTGATACTTCCATGGAAACACTTCAACTGCTTGACATCATTATCTTTAACGTCAACCACATATTAGCCAAAGGCATCTCCGTCAGAGGCATCATCGAACTGGGTAGCTACTTAAGAACCAGAGGTGACAAGGTTGATTTTGTCAAACTTGAAACCTGGCTCTCCAAACTTCACCTACAACGCATGGCACAACTTCAGGGAAGCATCCTGATTGTTGTCTTTAATTTTGAGCAAGACGAAATACCTTTCGTAGAGAATGTAGAACGCGAGGCCTATCCTCTGATTTTAAGAACCCTGACCCATACAGAAATCGATACGACAAAGGAATGGCATTTCAGAGAAGGCAAAGCAGGATTTGTGCAAAACAACAACAAAGTGCTCCGGCGTAATCTCCGGCGCAGTATGAGATACATCAACTACTCCCCTATCGAAACATCCAGTCATTTCATCGCAAACTTAGTTCGAAGTTTATCTGAAATCGAAGAATGAACCGTGAACCAAGCTACCACACCACCGCACCACCCATAGCGGTTGTTAAAGCAATTATGAAGCCTGAGTTCTAGCTAACGCTTTGTGCATATATTACCATTTTTTCTTAATATAATACACCTTCTTGTCGTGATGATAAGGCATCCAAAAAATAATATATGTTAATCCTCGTCGAAGGATTAACCGTTTTAGTATCATCTATATTTTATGTAATCTCCACATAGAAATCTTCTTTTATTATTTCTACATATCGATTAGGGTCATCCTATGAATAGAAAAGGCGAATCACGCCCATCAAAGATGTTTCCAACTTCCCGTCGGATCAGAGACAAGCTAACTATAAATTTCTTTTACTTATTTATACCTAAAATCCAAATATTCTCTAAATATTGTTAAATTTCAAGAGAGAGAGGGATGAAATAGGCAACATTCTGCATAACATCCTTAACAACAGACTGTTACAAACCTCGCTCATTTTTAGCGTATTTGCGACCAACTTTGACGTTGGTTATTTTTATGCGAGTTATGAGAGGTACTTTGTAAAGAAAATTCAGCATTTATTTTCACTCAATGTAGCATGTCACTAATTTTACATTTGCAACTTTGCAGGTGTTTTCCGTTGTAAAAATATCCTTATTAAATAATAAAGTTGTGTTCGCTCTTCCCTTCAATTTCCATAGAGATGATATCCACAGAAAACGTTATCCATAATAATCTTGACACCTCTTACGTTAAAGAGGTAACTTCCTCTATGAATTGGGAAGCTACCTCCTTTTATAAACAAACGAGAGAATGCGTTATTATTTAATTATAAATTTTCGGTTGTTGGTCACTGTTCCGTTCTTAACCGATAAGATATAAATTCCTCGTTTCATACTATTCTTCATCAAATTCTTGTCTTGGGGCAAATTAAATCGTGCCACCATTTGTCCAGACAGCGTATAAACTGTTACTTCACCTTCCATGTCGTTATCAATGGACGATATGCTTGTAGTCCAATCTGAGAACGTTGTTGCCGTGGTGTTGACCAATGTAAATCGGTCTGTAGCCGTCTCGCCTTCACCAGCGGTGAACATGTAAGACAGTTTGTCGCCATCAAAGGGTACCAACTGCTGCAGCTTCAGGTCGACAAGCTTCAAGTCGGGATACTGGTTGAGCCTTCTACGGGTAAGGGTTAAGGTGTAATTGCCTGCCTTTCCTGTTTTCACGGTGATGTTCGCCTTGGTCAAATCGTTCGTGGTATTGACCTGCAACATGCCTGGTTTGGCATTGGAATAGATCGTTGTAGGCACCGATTCGGCTCCAAGTCTGAAGCCATCCCAACCATTATCGAAGTCGTCAGACGTGTTGGCATTTTCCAACAACCACATCGTCTCGTGTGCATGCTCACCAGTTAGCTCAAACTTCACAGAACCAGAAGTTTCGCTTGGAGCAGCACCAAAACGCTTAGCCATCTGTGGACTATTGCCATCTAATGTCACAACCTTGTTGTAATCCAATGTCAACACAGCATTGTCACCATTTGGTTTGACTTCCTCTGACGTAAATTTCAACAAGAAACCTTGCATAGAAGGAATTACATAGAAAGTCAAATCAGAAGCAGCGAACAATGGCACGGCCTGGTAAGAACCCGCTCCTTCATTATCTCCAGTTACGACCTTTTCTCCCCAGTCTTTCCCACTGCCTGTACGATATAGGTATGCGGTATTCTCCACATTAGTGTTGGATCCGATAGCTTGTGCCAAAGCAGCTGAGCTTATGGGTGCCGTATAGGAGTTTCCAAATAGGTTTTGACCCAACCCCCAATAATTCACGGCGTCGCTTTGATTTGTAGCGCCATTCACTTTCGGTGCTTTTTGAGTGAGCGTCAACGTCACATTGTTAAAATCTAGGTATCCCTTCATAGTTTTAATCTTAGGCGTTGTAGACGCATTTCGAATTGAATAGCCTGCAAAAGCGGTCATCGGCGCCTTAGCTTTCAAACCAACAAACTTTTGATAGAACTGGTTTTTAGCGTTATGCGCCTCATCATATTTGTAAATATATGAACCGCCGAGCATGCCCGATGACATCTCTTGGAACGGTATTCCAAAGAATTGATCCGTATATTTTACAGGGAAAGTCGTACCCTTGGTAGGCGAACCCTCCAAATTATCTGTCCATGATGTAGGCTGCTCAAGTTTACGTGACCGTACATACATTTGCACCTCGGCATACACTTTGTCTGATGCCGCACCGGGATATTTCGCAATGAAAGTTCCGTTTGGCACATCTTCAGCGGATGCCTCAATCCTCAAGCGAACAGGATCTAAGCTTCCATCCTGCTTAATTTCATGCGCGAAGCCCACCGTTCCACTCTTAACCACCAAAGCACTACCTGCTGGAACAACCATCGCCTCGCTGCTTTCGTTAATCAGACTTGCCGCCCAAAACGAAAGAGGCGACTTTCCTTCTGTCAGTCGGCAATCTCTTTCGGCAGCATGTCCGTTGTTATTCTCTTCCGTAGCAAACACGATGTCCTCTTCATAGTCAGGTACCTTGTTTGCTGTCCAGTTGGAAGCGGTGCTGAAATCTTCGCTCGTCGAGCCTACCCAGTAGTTGGGTTTGTCGGTCTTTGTGACGTAGAACTTCACAATTCGGTCACCACCTGAGCTTCCCGGACACGATGTGCGGTCAGTAAACGTGGTGCGAACCTGATAGGTGTACACGCCTGGCTCGTTGAATGTCACGTTGATATCGTTACCGTCAAACACTTTCTTTTCGGGAGTGTTCGTAATGTCGTACCATTCTACATTATATATATAAGGTGAAACAGGCAAATAAAGATGTAGCGGTTTCATACCGTCGGTAATGTCAAGGTTGATAATGCTCTTCACCTCGAAACCGTTTTCTGTCTCCACCGAAGGCTCTGGTATGTCGGTAGGCGATACCTGAACAAATTTCTTTCCTTCGCATGTGCCGTTAAAAATGGTAAGAACGAGGTACTTCCCTACCTCCACATCTTTCCATACTACATTGAGAGCATCCTGTGCGCTGGTGGCTTCGTAAGTCTTAAGTGGTTCCCCAATTCGGGTCGAACCATCCTCCGTCTTATACAATTCATACTTAACGGGCAACGCTACATTCACGCCTTTAGCAACACCAACACTCACCATGCCGGTACCATTACCATCACGATTGCACATGGCACCAAAGACTTCGAACGCTGCCTTGTCAGCATAATCGGTGAAATCAAACTTGTATGTCTTGCGGGCATAATCGCCTGGCTCATCAGGGCGGATGACAACCTCGTCACTATTATAATATCTATCTTCTTTCGCTATGGCAGAGTAGATGTTGTTCCCATCAGAATAACTGTGTCCATTATATAAACTCGGAGCAAAGGCAGCGCCAAAATAGTTGGTGCCTGTCAGTTTTTCCAATGGAGTGATAGGATCTACATTAGATGCCCATGTCTTTCTGCTACTTGATGCTCCTTGCTCCCCCGTGCTGGCTTTATAAGCATATGCAACATTGTCTCCTTCCGGACCGAAATCGAACTTAACCACATTGTTGCCATTGCAATCAACGCCTACATACACTCCGTCCTTGTAGCCCTCATCGCGCTTTGGCTTGTAATGCTGGAGCTTGCTCTCTGGAATTTCGAAGTTATAGGTTGCAGTATTGTTGCAATTGTCTTTCAAATCAAGTGCGTATTTGCCAGCAGGCAGGTCGGCGATGAAATAGGCGTCACGCAACTTGTCGTAGGTTATATCCTGTGGGAAATCAATGTGCTTGGTGTACGGTTTGTCATCCGCAAAGTCGGTTATGACAAAATCTCTCTTGTCATCAAGTCGTTTCACGGTCAGGGTCAATGGGGCAGAAACATTAGCAAGGCCTATTGCCAAGCCAGCGGTATTGCCATGTATTCCCAACTCTTTGTTTATAGTAGGAGACATCCAATCGCTTACATCCTTAAACTCAGGCTTGATAGGTTCAACCACAATTTCCTTTTCTATTTTCAAATCAGGGCACCCAGGGGCATATACGAATTTATACGTACCCGGTTCAGCCACTTCTATTGTCTGCGACCATCGTGTATCAAACTCGTTGATGGGCATAGGCACATCCTCCTTGACTGGTGTGGAAGGATAAGTGCCATCCTCATTTTTTTTAAACAATTTTGCATAGCGGTGTGCTTCGTCCATGAAGTAATAGGAGTACAAATAATAATATTGCCCTGTTCCTCCCTGAAAATCATACTTAATGGTGAACTTAGCGTCTTGGTAAGAACAGTCAGCAGGGTTCAAACTTCCCTTTGACGAAGTGCTAAAATTCATCATTTCATCCAGCGTACGCACATGCGCAAAGTAGTCACGCGTTGTTTTTTCTCCATCACAAAGGGTAGAATATTTCAAGCCAAAAATTCTATTATATCGTTGTGACGAGAGGTTGGCAGCAGATGCAACCTTGTAAAAACGATAGTACTGGCCTGAATAATATGGCTTTGCCATGTCGTAAGCCGCCACATGTTCCACATCGTAATATTTACCATCGGCATTACTACGCAACTTCAATGTCTGCGCCAAGAGTTCGGTCTGAGCATCCAACGCATCTTGGTTTTCCGTTTTAATGGTTGCCCTGATGTAATAATCAAATGTGCAATCGCCTGTCTGCTTAATGAAAATGTCCTGCCCGAAAGACACTGTTGTCTTTCCGAAGCCCACCAACTCAGATTTCTTCGTGACGGTCTTGCCTTTCGAATCGGTAACGGTCACGTCGATATAATCGCCCGATGCCAATCCGTCTACAATCCATGCACGATTCGGAGTCTTCTCCAAGGTCTTCTCCTCAGTAGTATTGTCTGCGTGATGAATGGTGGCTTTATAGGAAAAAGGAGCTACACCCTTCTCCACATTCACGGTTATGCTACCATTTTTGGTGTCTGTTGGCGACGTGTTGCACGTGGCGTCTTTCACCTTGAACGAGATCACAGGAGGATCAGTTGAAGGTATCTCCACTATCTCCACATCGTGCAAGAATGTGTGTGCCGTTCCACCTGCTTGTTGGAAATAAACCTTATATTTCCCTACCGGCACGTTCAACCATGTTATTTCCCACACGTTGGGATTTGCGGTTTTCTGCTTCAGCACATTGTCTGAAAGAAAGCCACTCCCATTATTGACTTGGTCTGTCTCGTTGGTACTGGTCCGCAACTGTGCCTGTCCGTTAAGCGCCTCGTCGGCACCCAACGTCACGGTCAACGTGATGCTGCTTAGCTGCTCGCCCACATCAACCTTCGTCACTTTGCTGTTGTCAGGAGTCACATTGACAAATGTAACCGCCGATACGGCCATGCATAATGGCAACATCAACAGCAATAACGCCATTCGTTGTAAATAATTTCTCATCTTTGATATCAATAAATTTGTTTTGTTGTTCATCTCACATGCTACCCATGAACTGTGCGCTCAGCACAGCATAGATAGTCAAAGCATGTCTGCATGTGTTTAACCCATGCACTACTCAAACAATGACCACTTGGCCGGTTGAGTTGAGCCTTCATCATCATTTTCGTCTGGCTGCAACTCAGCATCATCATCGCCTGAACCGATGTTTGGCCCAACATTACCTTGTGATGCGAGCACTAAAATACTTGGGGACAAATAAGGTTTCTTCATCTTGTATTCATTACGTTTATTAACTTTTCATCAAAAGAGATACCATGTGTGAAAAGTACCTTCAAATAATTTGTTGCAAAGGTAAGTTTTTTACCCCCCCCCCACAATCATAAATTATACTAATATTATATAATTTATCTATATCTTTCTTCTGTCACAGCACTCAACTATTGCGTTCATAGAGATATTAACAAGCAACTTAGATCAAAAAAATAAAAAAACTGTCAATTGATTATAGGAAAGTACTTACAACCTGAGTTCGGGATAAAAATGTCCCGTTCTCAATAGTTCACCTAAGGCATAAATATCTCTCCTCTATCTTGAGACAGAGGTTATCCATAAAATTCCATCAAACTCTGATATGACTGGTTTTAGAACAGTGTAAGCTGCTGTCCTTGTCGGTCTATGCAGAAATCTACATTGATAGCCGGCTTCTTCTCAAAGAAACAGTAGGCTGCAAGTGCCGACAGTGCATTTATATCAAAATTAAAAACGTTCCTATGTCTGGAGTGTACCAGCTGTGCCACGTTTTTCAGTTCATCATTGATGGTTTCTATGACCGATCTCTTTCTGAGTAATATTTTGTCATACAAGGGTATTAGCTTGTTCTTCATGTTACTCCTCAACCCCGTGACAAGGTTAATGCCATCATTGTATAATCTTTCGAAAAGCCCTTGGGATATATATCCCTTATCAGCAAACAACTTACCGAAGAGGTTGTCGCTGAGCCTGTTGAGCACTCTTTCATCCCTATCATCCACATTCGCCTTGGTGAACATGAAGTTGACCAACTCTCCACGCTCGTTGCAAGTCAAGTGCAGTTTGAAGCCGAAATACCACCCCATCGTGCTCTTCCCTATTGAGGCGTATTCCTTGAAAACCTTATTGCGACTGATGCGCTTGTTGTGGCACACTGGTATGGACGTGCTGTCTATGAAACTTATTCCGGTGCAACGTCCCAGACAGCACACTTGCAGAAACAGCATCATCTCAACGGCAACTCTTGCTTCCAGTTCTATGAAACGGTTATAGGAGAGTTGCTCGGGAAACAAATCCCTCATGTGCTCCCTGACATAAAATAGATAGTAATGCTTGAAATTGCGGAAGTCATTGAAGTGGAAACAGATGAGAATAGTCATGATCTCCGCACGGCTCATTCGCCATTTACCCCAAATCGGTCATTAGAAAAAGCGTCTGAAGATTCAAAATCGAAGTGCAAAATTTGTTGGTGTTTGGATTGTACAAAAACCATGAAAAACACCGCGGAGGTTTGCCATGCGGCCGGGGGCGCGAAGCCCCCGAAGAGCACAATCAGCAATACAAAAAAAAACAAAAGGGAGACCGCAGTCTCCCAAAGATTAATTAACTTTGTATTGTATATGTATCATCAATTAACCTCGGAGCAAAGGTCGCAAATTTTCACCTTACTCCAAAAGAAAACAAAGAGAAAAGAAATTGCCAGCATTGTGGGCACGAGTGAAGCTACGATAAGTCGTGAGCTAAAGAACAACAGCACGCCATCGGGAAAGTATATCTGGACAAAGGCGCAGGATATGGCCATGCAGCGCAGAAAGAGGACGGTAACGAATGCCAGACTCCCCGACGAATTGGTCTGGAGAATCAAGGGAATATATCATCAATGACCAGTGGTCTCCAAGACAAATATCAGGTTATTTGCGCAAGAATGAGGGGATAAAGGTGTCCCATCAATCCATCTACAACATCATCCACAATGACACAACAGTGGAACTTGCCAAGCACACAAGGCATAAGATGAAGTACAGGCATCGTCCCAAGAGCAAACATCTTCCAATCAAAGATAGGGTCAGCATCCATGAAAGAAGTAAGGAAGTTGACGGGAAGAGATTCGGAGATTTTGAGATGGACTTGATCGTAGACCCTGACCAGCACGCCATACTCACGCTAGTGGAGAAGTCTACCAGTATGCTGCTTATGCAGAAACTGCATTTGGAAAACAGTCAAAGCCTCTGGCAAAGGTAGTTAGGAAACTGCTGCTGCCATACAAGGACTGCCTGAAGACCATCACAACAGACAACGGACCTGAATTTGCGGCACATAAGGACATTACCAAGTACTTAGGCGTACCTGTGTACTTCGCCTATACATATTGCTCATGGCAAAAAGGAGCGATTGAGAATACAAATAAACTAATCAGACAGTATATACCGAAAAAGGATTCGTTTGAACGTTATACGGACAAGAGAATTATGTCGATACAAAAAAAATGTACGAAAGACCGAGAGAAAAATTAAACTTTGCTACACCAAAGAGTGAATTCTTCAAACACGTTTTGTAATTTTGCACTTGCTGGTTGACTCTACGGATAAAGTTCGTAAATAAGGAAATAACACCTTTTGGTGATCTTTCCCTGTTCTTCAAAATGCTTGAGAAATGCCATTTTGAAGAGCATGTTATGCAAAGTGGTGTTCCGCTTCAAGGATCCAATCGGGGCTACGACCCGATCCAGTTAATATTGGGATTGTTTGCAGGTGTATGGTGTGGCGCAAGTTGCTTTGGCCATCTTGACGTGGTACGTTATGACACTGCACTATGTGATCTACTTGGGTGGAAACGCGGAGCAGACCATCGTGCATACCAGCGCTATCTCAACAAATTCTCCCAAGCTGTCAACCAGCGTGTTTTCGGAAATTTGTTCCGTTGGTTTTTCTCAGAGTTGAAGTTCGACAATTACACCTTGGACTTCGATCCGACCGTGATGGTCCGTGAGGGAAACCAGGAGGGAGCAGCCAAAGGGTACAACCCAAAACGTCCTGGACGACTATCGCACCATCCGCTTCTTGCATTCGTTTCCGATGTGAGGATGATAGCAAATTACTGGCTACGTCCTGGCAACACATCTGCAAGTACCAACTATCTGTCATTTCTTGAGGACACACTCTCAATACTTGAGGGCAAACGTGTCGGACTGGTCCGCATGGATAGTGGCTTCTTTGCAAAGGAAATACTTGACTATCTGGAAAACAAAGGGTTACACTATATCATAGCCTGCCGTTTCAATAACCGTATAAAGTACAGTCTTACCCATGAACGCAAATGGATAGAGCAGATAGACGGATTGGAAATATCCGAAACCATCTATCAAGCAAACAGTTGGGAGAAACCCTGACGCATTGTGATGGTCAGGCAAGAAATTGAGAAGCGCCCAAAAGCAGCGGGAAAGCAAATCAAACAGCTGGATCTTTTCGAGTATGAGGGAGATTTCGGGAAATACCGATACAGCTGCTTCGTAACAGACCTTGACCTGCCGGCCAAGATTGTATATGACTCATATCGTGGAAGGGCGGATTCTGAGAACAGAATAAAGGAACTGAAGAATGATTTCTCCATTGATGATTTTGTCACACATAACTTCTGGGCAACAGAGGCATGTAGGAGTTTCATTGTAATGGCATATAATTTTATGTCGTTGTTCAGACATGCGCTGATTAATTCCAACAAGAAGAAATTTCTGAAGACAATTCGGTACGAATTGTTATCAACGCCAGCCTATCTGGGGAGAACAAAAGACAAGCATATCCTATATTTAGCCAGATCACTAAAAACACGACAATCATTCTTGTCCATATGGAAAAAATTAAAGGATTTCTCTTTGCCGTACGACACAGAGAAATCCTAATGACCGATTTGGGGTAAAGGTGGTTATCAACATGCTTTTGCCAGGCAAAGAACATGGGTTAAGAGTCTTACAGCATGATGTTAAGGCGGCTAAAAGCATGCTTTAAACGTGAAATCAAACGAACACGAGATGCAGAAGAAACGTACAAATCCCGTAACCACCTGTCTATCAGAAAAGAACGTTTTTGCTCTATATTTTCATTATTTGAAAGATACGGAGCGTTGCTGAAAAATAAGCGAAATATGAGAGGGTGTTTGTCAAGAAAAATGTCAACACGAGAACGGGAAGTGTGACTATTCTTTGTAACCAAATAGATAGTCCAATCAACAGGATGCATCAAGTTCCCTATTCAGACAACAGATGCGTGGCATGGTATTTCATCAGTCCCTCAATAATATGGTCACTAACCATTTCAGGCTCAAAACCTGCCTCACGACAAACTGCTCGCAACAAGGGCGCAAAGGTCGCAGCCGTTTTTCCTGTAAAATACACGGGATACTCATGGTATGCATATTGGAACAAGTTGCGCGTTAAGAAACTCTTAAAATTATCAGTCACCAGATCTCGCACATATTCAGTATGTTGATAATCGGCCAAAAAAGTTGCTATCGAGGATAAATAATAATGTGGAAGTGGTTTGTCGTAAACAGTGCGCATCACTTCATGGGCTGTCGTTTGGCGCTTAAAATAAAAAGACGAGATCAGTTCAGAAGGTGCCAACTCTTTCAATACATCCGACAGGAAAGCACGTCCAATAGACGATGCGCTGCCTTCATCTCCCAAGATATAACCGCCGGCACGCACATTCTTAACGATTTGAGCACCATCATAAAAACACGAGTTAGACCCCGTACCCAGAATACATACGATACCAGCCGAATCCATGCACATGGAACGGGTGGCACCCAGCAAGTCGCTCTCCACCGTGACCGGCGTCTTGAACTGTGCAACCAAGGAGTGACCCACCATTCTCTTCCTATCCTCGCCATTACATCCGGCCCCGTAAAAATAGACGTGACCTAACTTTCGCTTGAAGTAGGCTTCGCCCAAACCCAATCGAATGCTTCTACTCATCTCTCTGCGGGTTTGAAAATACGGATTCAGGCCTTCGGTTTTTTGCAAGTCAACCAACTCGTTTTGCTCAACAAAAGCCCATTCTGTTTGATCAGAACCGCTCACTGCTATCAAATTCATTGTGCTTTTAATTAGTTTGCTACATGAAGTCACAAAGTTACAAAGATTTTTTCAATTAGTCTTCACCATCGTTCTTCTACATGTATGCGATAACAAGACTTTTCATTCTTCGCCGGGCAATTCCCATCGAGCTGCTGTTATTCAGTCACAAACAAAGGCCTTGGTGGTAAAAGC
Encoded proteins:
- a CDS encoding T9SS type A sorting domain-containing protein: MRNYLQRMALLLLMLPLCMAVSAVTFVNVTPDNSKVTKVDVGEQLSSITLTVTLGADEALNGQAQLRTSTNETDQVNNGSGFLSDNVLKQKTANPNVWEITWLNVPVGKYKVYFQQAGGTAHTFLHDVEIVEIPSTDPPVISFKVKDATCNTSPTDTKNGSITVNVEKGVAPFSYKATIHHADNTTEEKTLEKTPNRAWIVDGLASGDYIDVTVTDSKGKTVTKKSELVGFGKTTVSFGQDIFIKQTGDCTFDYYIRATIKTENQDALDAQTELLAQTLKLRSNADGKYYDVEHVAAYDMAKPYYSGQYYRFYKVASAANLSSQRYNRIFGLKYSTLCDGEKTTRDYFAHVRTLDEMMNFSTSSKGSLNPADCSYQDAKFTIKYDFQGGTGQYYYLYSYYFMDEAHRYAKLFKKNEDGTYPSTPVKEDVPMPINEFDTRWSQTIEVAEPGTYKFVYAPGCPDLKIEKEIVVEPIKPEFKDVSDWMSPTINKELGIHGNTAGLAIGLANVSAPLTLTVKRLDDKRDFVITDFADDKPYTKHIDFPQDITYDKLRDAYFIADLPAGKYALDLKDNCNNTATYNFEIPESKLQHYKPKRDEGYKDGVYVGVDCNGNNVVKFDFGPEGDNVAYAYKASTGEQGASSSRKTWASNVDPITPLEKLTGTNYFGAAFAPSLYNGHSYSDGNNIYSAIAKEDRYYNSDEVVIRPDEPGDYARKTYKFDFTDYADKAAFEVFGAMCNRDGNGTGMVSVGVAKGVNVALPVKYELYKTEDGSTRIGEPLKTYEATSAQDALNVVWKDVEVGKYLVLTIFNGTCEGKKFVQVSPTDIPEPSVETENGFEVKSIINLDITDGMKPLHLYLPVSPYIYNVEWYDITNTPEKKVFDGNDINVTFNEPGVYTYQVRTTFTDRTSCPGSSGGDRIVKFYVTKTDKPNYWVGSTSEDFSTASNWTANKVPDYEEDIVFATEENNNGHAAERDCRLTEGKSPLSFWAASLINESSEAMVVPAGSALVVKSGTVGFAHEIKQDGSLDPVRLRIEASAEDVPNGTFIAKYPGAASDKVYAEVQMYVRSRKLEQPTSWTDNLEGSPTKGTTFPVKYTDQFFGIPFQEMSSGMLGGSYIYKYDEAHNAKNQFYQKFVGLKAKAPMTAFAGYSIRNASTTPKIKTMKGYLDFNNVTLTLTQKAPKVNGATNQSDAVNYWGLGQNLFGNSYTAPISSAALAQAIGSNTNVENTAYLYRTGSGKDWGEKVVTGDNEGAGSYQAVPLFAASDLTFYVIPSMQGFLLKFTSEEVKPNGDNAVLTLDYNKVVTLDGNSPQMAKRFGAAPSETSGSVKFELTGEHAHETMWLLENANTSDDFDNGWDGFRLGAESVPTTIYSNAKPGMLQVNTTNDLTKANITVKTGKAGNYTLTLTRRRLNQYPDLKLVDLKLQQLVPFDGDKLSYMFTAGEGETATDRFTLVNTTATTFSDWTTSISSIDNDMEGEVTVYTLSGQMVARFNLPQDKNLMKNSMKRGIYILSVKNGTVTNNRKFIIK